A genomic region of Oncorhynchus mykiss isolate Arlee chromosome 2, USDA_OmykA_1.1, whole genome shotgun sequence contains the following coding sequences:
- the LOC118937359 gene encoding uncharacterized protein LOC118937359 isoform X1: MDYTYRTLPWTIHTGHYHGLYRQDTTMDYTYRTLPWTRVGVFIHTGHYHGLYIQDTTMDYTYRTLPWTRVGVFIHTGHYHGLYIQDTTMDYTYRTLPWTRVGVFIHTGHYHGLYIQDPTMDYTYRTLPWTIHTGHYHGLYIQDTTMDYTYRTLPWTRVGVFIHTGHYHGLYIQEPTMDYTYRNLPWTIHTGHYHGLYIQEPTMDYTYRTLPWTRVGVFIHTGHYHGLYIQEPTMDYTYRNLPWTIHTGHYHGLYIQEPTMDYTYRTLPWTRVGVFIHTGHYHGLYIQEPTMDYTYRNLPWTIHTGHYHGLYIQEPTMDYTYRTLPWTIHTGHYHGLYIQDTTMDYTYRTLPWTRVGVFIHTGHYHGLYIQDTTMDYTYRTLPWTIHTPLP; encoded by the exons ATGGACTATACATACAGGACCCTACCATGGACTATACATACAGGACACTACCATGGACTATACAGACAGGACACTACCATGGACTATACATACAGGACACTACCATGGACTAGAGTAGGTGTCTTCATACATACAGGACACTACCATGGACTATACATACAGGACACTACCATGGACTATACATACAGGACACTACCATGGACTAGAGTAG GTGTCTTCATTCATACAGGACACTACCATGGACTATACATACAGGACACTACCATGGACTATACATACAGGACACTACCATGGACTAGAGTAGGTGTCTTTATACATACAGGACACTACCATGGACTATACATACAGGACCCTACCATGGACTATACATACAGGACCCTACCATGGACTATACATACAGGACACTACCATGGACTATACATACAGGACACTACCATGGACTATAC ATACAGGACACTACCATGGACTAGAGTAGGTGTCTTTATTCATACAGGACACTACCATGGACTATACATACAGGAACCTACCATGGACTATACATACAGGAACCTACCATGGACTATACATACAGGACACTACCATGGACTATACATACAGGAACCTACCATGGACTATACATACAGGACACTACCATGGACTAGAGTAGGTGTCTTTATTCATACAGGACACTACCATGGACTATACATACAGGAACCTACCATGGACTATACATACAGGAACCTACCATGGACTATACATACAGGACACTACCATGGACTATACATACAGGAACCTACCATGGACTATACATACAGGACACTACCATGGACTAGAGTAGGTGTCTTTATTCATACAGGACACTACCATGGACTATACATACAGGAACCTACCATGGACTATACATACAGGAACCTACCATGGACTATACATACAGGACACTACCATGGACTATACATACAGGAACCTACCATGGACTATACATACAGGACACTACCATGGACTATACATACAGGACACTACCATGGACTATACATACAGGACACTACCATGGACTATACATACAGGACACTACCATGGACTAGAGTAGGTGTCTTCATACATACAGGACACTACCATGGACTATACATACAGGACACTACCATGGACTATACATACAGGACACTACCATGGACTAtacatacaccactaccatag
- the LOC118937359 gene encoding uncharacterized protein LOC118937359 isoform X2: MDYTYRTLPWTRVGVFIHTGHYHGLYIQDPTMDYTYRTLPWTIHTGHYHGLYIQDTTMDYTYRTLPWTRVGVFIHTGHYHGLYIQEPTMDYTYRNLPWTIHTGHYHGLYIQEPTMDYTYRTLPWTRVGVFIHTGHYHGLYIQEPTMDYTYRNLPWTIHTGHYHGLYIQEPTMDYTYRTLPWTRVGVFIHTGHYHGLYIQEPTMDYTYRNLPWTIHTGHYHGLYIQEPTMDYTYRTLPWTIHTGHYHGLYIQDTTMDYTYRTLPWTRVGVFIHTGHYHGLYIQDTTMDYTYRTLPWTIHTPLP; this comes from the exons ATGGACTATACATACAGGACACTACCATGGACTAGAGTAGGTGTCTTTATACATACAGGACACTACCATGGACTATACATACAGGACCCTACCATGGACTATACATACAGGACCCTACCATGGACTATACATACAGGACACTACCATGGACTATACATACAGGACACTACCATGGACTATAC ATACAGGACACTACCATGGACTAGAGTAGGTGTCTTTATTCATACAGGACACTACCATGGACTATACATACAGGAACCTACCATGGACTATACATACAGGAACCTACCATGGACTATACATACAGGACACTACCATGGACTATACATACAGGAACCTACCATGGACTATACATACAGGACACTACCATGGACTAGAGTAGGTGTCTTTATTCATACAGGACACTACCATGGACTATACATACAGGAACCTACCATGGACTATACATACAGGAACCTACCATGGACTATACATACAGGACACTACCATGGACTATACATACAGGAACCTACCATGGACTATACATACAGGACACTACCATGGACTAGAGTAGGTGTCTTTATTCATACAGGACACTACCATGGACTATACATACAGGAACCTACCATGGACTATACATACAGGAACCTACCATGGACTATACATACAGGACACTACCATGGACTATACATACAGGAACCTACCATGGACTATACATACAGGACACTACCATGGACTATACATACAGGACACTACCATGGACTATACATACAGGACACTACCATGGACTATACATACAGGACACTACCATGGACTAGAGTAGGTGTCTTCATACATACAGGACACTACCATGGACTATACATACAGGACACTACCATGGACTATACATACAGGACACTACCATGGACTAtacatacaccactaccatag